Genomic DNA from Paenibacillus donghaensis:
ACTTTCTTATATTTCAAGAAGAAAACAGCACCCTGCTGTATCTCCATCGGTACAACTTGGAGTCGCAGGGTGCTGCTCTATGACCGTTTACGCGTGTTTCTTCACACCTTGGTTGCTTATAGTATCAACCGATTGAATCGCAGCCGGAGCATTCCGCAGATAGGCTACCCAATAAGCCGCGGCTACGAATATGGCTCCGCCTGTCAGATTGCCCAGCCAGACCGGAACGAAGTTTTCGAAATATTGCCCCCAAGTGAAATATCCCTCAAAAATTGCTGCCGGAATCAGGAACATGTTGGCTACAACGTGCTGAAAGCCGATGGCTACGAAAGCCATGGTTGGAAACCAGATACCGAGAATTTTGCCGCTGAAGTTATCTGCCCCGTATGACAGCCATACAGCCAGCGCGACCAGCCAGTTACAGCCGATACCCGATACAAAGGACTGAAGGAAATCCGCTTCAATCTTGTGCCCCGCCATGTCGACCAGCTTCTCCAGATATACACCCTCTGCGGTCAGGCCCACAACATGCCCGAAGAAATAAGCTACGAATAAAGCCCCTGCCAGATTGCTGATTGTGATCAGCACTAGATTCTTGATAACCTCCAGAAATGTAATCTTCTTCGCGATAAAAGCAAGCGGCACCGCCATCATATTGCCTGTCAGCAATTCGCCTCCGGCCAGCAGCACCAGAATCAGACCTACCGGGAATAAGGCTGCCCCGATAAAGTTGGAGATAGACCCCCATTCTGCAGGTGCTCCGGCAATAACACGGATATCCAGCAGAAATCCGAGCGCGATAAATGCTCCTCCCAGAAAGCCCAGAATCAGTACGGCGCTGAGCGGATTATGGGCCTTCTTAATCCCATTCTCCACCGTCACTTCGGCAATCTGTTGCGGTTTGTTATAAGCCATGGTTCCTATCCCCTTCATCTATTTACTTCAAATTTGTTCCTTTATGCCATTGTAGCGCGTCAAATAGCACATTTACGTGATAAATATCACTCTCATAAAACCTAAGTGAAAGTTTTCACTGACATGTCAAATTTACTGATATCCCGGCATTAAGCTAATCGGGCAGGATACCTACAATGATTCTACTCGAAAAAAACCCGCCCTTAGGACTGACTAAAAGGGGCGGGTCAAAAGATTAAAGACTACCTTCATGTATTAGAGTTTAACTTCTTCATTCCGGCTGGGATCGCTGTATTTATAGATTTCAGGGTTCAGTTCTTATACCACTCCGGAGATTCAAATTGAAATAAATGCTGATAACTTTCGGGATCTCCTTTCAAATTCCAACCCCCAGTGATTGTTTGATCACCTATAACCAACTGTGCAGTATTATAATGGACAATTCCTTTTTTAAGCGAATCTTGTTCGTCTATTAGAATTTGGATATCCAAAGGAGTAACCACCAGCTGATCTAAAGTTTGCAGTTCCTTCGGGTATGTTCATCACTTTTGAGATCTCGGGTACAGTCAAATCGTTTATAAAACGAAGGACCACTACCATTCTGATTTTGTCGGGGAGCTTACTG
This window encodes:
- a CDS encoding formate/nitrite transporter family protein; protein product: MAYNKPQQIAEVTVENGIKKAHNPLSAVLILGFLGGAFIALGFLLDIRVIAGAPAEWGSISNFIGAALFPVGLILVLLAGGELLTGNMMAVPLAFIAKKITFLEVIKNLVLITISNLAGALFVAYFFGHVVGLTAEGVYLEKLVDMAGHKIEADFLQSFVSGIGCNWLVALAVWLSYGADNFSGKILGIWFPTMAFVAIGFQHVVANMFLIPAAIFEGYFTWGQYFENFVPVWLGNLTGGAIFVAAAYWVAYLRNAPAAIQSVDTISNQGVKKHA